From Humibacter ginsenosidimutans, a single genomic window includes:
- a CDS encoding threonine/serine ThrE exporter family protein encodes MARPEEEPLDAPGRIRIVLDLAIRLAEVLFASGAGAADTTTAMTAIARVYGVRNVDSDVTHTALSLTWTNPSTYESVARRRTIAARNMDFSKLTSASALFADITDGRVSLDTARRRLARITSRKPRSRLVLRIGWSLIGAGAGLLLGGDLVIAAVAFVAAFVLESITSAMAARRAPVFFTSIVGGLIGPIAAVLVHLVDPQESARLVVIATIIVLLAGSLIFGGVQDILSGFYLTGLARLTEAVVVTIGIAASVLGASVLFTWFGLSIDVISGGVPTGGPVFVTVVGAIVIVIGFALACQLPWRALWAVCVLGAIGEAIYLTCSTFSLGPVWSSAIAAVVVGMLASILARWSRTPILALVITGLVPLLPGLVMFNALMKLASGAVDGLLDALVAAAVAAALAAGAIAGQYILQASWRNTSRVVRRGRGPILSIASQRRK; translated from the coding sequence ATGGCGAGGCCCGAGGAAGAGCCGCTGGATGCGCCGGGCCGCATCCGCATCGTGCTCGACCTCGCGATCAGGCTCGCCGAGGTGCTGTTCGCCTCGGGCGCGGGCGCAGCCGACACCACGACCGCGATGACCGCGATCGCGCGCGTCTACGGCGTGCGCAATGTGGACTCCGACGTCACGCACACCGCCCTGAGTCTCACGTGGACCAATCCGAGCACGTACGAGTCGGTGGCGCGGCGCCGCACCATCGCTGCACGCAACATGGACTTCTCGAAGCTGACGTCGGCATCCGCCCTCTTCGCCGACATCACCGACGGCCGCGTGTCGCTCGACACCGCACGGCGCAGGCTCGCGCGCATCACCTCGCGCAAGCCGCGGTCGCGGCTCGTGCTGCGCATCGGCTGGAGCCTGATCGGCGCCGGCGCCGGCCTGCTGCTCGGGGGCGACCTCGTGATCGCGGCCGTCGCATTCGTCGCGGCGTTCGTGCTCGAGAGCATCACGTCGGCGATGGCCGCACGCCGCGCGCCCGTGTTCTTCACCAGCATCGTCGGCGGCCTGATCGGCCCGATCGCGGCGGTGCTCGTGCACCTGGTCGATCCACAGGAGTCCGCACGCCTCGTGGTGATCGCGACGATCATCGTGCTGCTGGCCGGCAGCCTCATCTTCGGCGGCGTGCAAGACATCCTCTCCGGCTTCTACCTGACCGGGCTCGCACGCCTCACGGAAGCCGTTGTGGTGACGATCGGCATCGCCGCGAGCGTGCTCGGCGCCTCGGTGCTGTTCACCTGGTTCGGACTCTCGATCGACGTGATCTCCGGCGGCGTTCCGACCGGCGGCCCCGTGTTCGTCACGGTCGTCGGCGCCATCGTGATCGTCATCGGTTTCGCGCTCGCCTGCCAGCTTCCCTGGCGCGCGCTCTGGGCCGTCTGCGTGCTCGGCGCGATCGGCGAGGCCATCTACCTCACGTGCTCGACCTTCTCGCTGGGGCCGGTGTGGTCGTCGGCGATCGCCGCGGTGGTGGTCGGGATGCTCGCCTCGATCCTCGCGCGCTGGAGCCGCACCCCGATCCTCGCGCTCGTCATCACGGGCCTCGTTCCCCTGCTGCCTGGACTCGTCATGTTCAACGCCCTGATGAAGCTCGCGTCCGGCGCGGTCGACGGCCTGCTCGACGCGCTCGTGGCGGCCGCCGTCGCCGCCGCGCTGGCGGCCGGCGCGATCGCGGGGCAGTACATTCTGCAGGCGTCGTGGCGCAACACGTCTCGGGTCGTGCGGCGGGGGCGCGGGCCGATCCTGTCGATCGCGTCACAGCGGCGGAAGTAG
- a CDS encoding SET domain-containing protein, which translates to MSAEPTASAVPIASWITPKARKGVASEIAGRGLIATEAIAAGEAVAVKGGHIVTTAQLHALPELLQNSDIQITDDLHLVALTLDEYEPVMLFLNHSCAPNVGIGGNVVFVAMRDVAAGEELTTDYALFDDYDGSMRCECGTDACRHVIDGRDWMLPELQQRYRGWFSTYLQQKIDRAPDARS; encoded by the coding sequence ATGTCTGCAGAGCCGACGGCATCCGCCGTGCCCATCGCATCCTGGATCACCCCGAAGGCCCGCAAAGGCGTCGCCAGCGAGATCGCCGGCCGCGGGCTGATCGCCACCGAGGCGATCGCGGCGGGCGAGGCCGTCGCTGTCAAAGGCGGACACATCGTCACGACTGCGCAGCTGCACGCTCTGCCCGAGCTGCTGCAGAACTCCGACATCCAGATCACCGACGACCTGCACCTCGTGGCCCTCACGCTCGACGAGTACGAGCCGGTGATGCTGTTCCTCAACCACTCGTGCGCGCCCAACGTGGGCATCGGCGGCAACGTGGTGTTCGTCGCGATGCGCGACGTCGCGGCCGGCGAGGAGCTCACCACCGACTACGCCCTGTTCGACGACTACGACGGCTCCATGCGGTGCGAGTGCGGCACGGATGCCTGTCGGCACGTCATCGACGGCCGCGACTGGATGCTCCCCGAGCTGCAGCAGCGCTACCGCGGGTGGTTCTCCACGTACCTGCAGCAGAAGATCGACAGGGCGCCCGACGCCCGGAGCTGA
- a CDS encoding nitroreductase family deazaflavin-dependent oxidoreductase — protein sequence MSEQKPRPRAQQAFEPVARSLAGRRWFPLWAVVHHRGRRSGTEYATPVAVVPTLDKSVMLIGLPWGVTTNWARNVVTAGGATVTWKGRDRSTTAPRIVEPAEAVALSKPLFRFVLRRMPGAIVLERDPEHPGRG from the coding sequence ATGTCCGAGCAGAAGCCACGTCCCCGCGCGCAACAGGCGTTCGAACCCGTCGCAAGGTCGCTGGCCGGCCGACGCTGGTTTCCGCTCTGGGCGGTGGTCCACCATCGCGGACGTCGCAGCGGCACGGAGTACGCGACCCCCGTCGCGGTCGTGCCGACGCTGGACAAGTCGGTGATGCTGATCGGCCTGCCGTGGGGCGTCACGACGAACTGGGCGCGCAACGTGGTCACCGCTGGAGGCGCGACGGTGACGTGGAAAGGTCGCGACCGGAGCACGACAGCACCGCGCATCGTCGAACCCGCGGAGGCCGTTGCACTGAGCAAGCCACTGTTCCGCTTCGTACTGCGGCGGATGCCCGGCGCGATCGTGCTCGAACGCGACCCAGAGCATCCAGGCCGCGGCTGA
- a CDS encoding type II toxin-antitoxin system Phd/YefM family antitoxin → MDVGIRDLRNGLSRHLDAVKAGEVITVTEHGHPIARITPIDAPSPLDRLIAEGRVTPARVPRAELPEPVKIEGTVSDLIADQRR, encoded by the coding sequence ATGGATGTCGGCATCCGCGACCTGCGCAACGGCCTCAGCCGCCACCTCGACGCCGTCAAGGCGGGCGAGGTGATCACGGTGACCGAGCACGGGCATCCGATCGCCCGCATCACCCCGATCGACGCTCCCTCCCCGCTTGATCGCCTCATCGCCGAGGGGCGGGTCACGCCCGCGCGGGTTCCACGTGCCGAGCTCCCCGAGCCGGTGAAGATCGAGGGCACGGTGAGCGACCTCATCGCCGATCAGCGTCGATGA
- a CDS encoding type II toxin-antitoxin system VapC family toxin codes for MIAYFDTSAIVPLIVPEPATELCRRVALGAERAVSCRISYVETTAALAQAERHGRMTQAQLQEAVKAFQAAWERFDVVELDEPLCRDAAQDALAHRLRGYDAVHCAAALAIAAADVVAVSGDRALLAAWADRGLATVDIGRV; via the coding sequence ATGATCGCCTACTTCGACACCTCGGCGATCGTGCCGCTGATCGTGCCGGAGCCGGCGACCGAGCTGTGTCGACGGGTGGCGCTCGGTGCTGAGCGAGCAGTCTCGTGTCGCATCAGCTACGTCGAGACGACGGCCGCGCTCGCGCAGGCCGAGCGACATGGTCGCATGACGCAAGCGCAGCTTCAGGAGGCGGTGAAGGCATTCCAGGCGGCGTGGGAAAGGTTCGATGTCGTCGAGCTCGACGAACCGCTCTGTCGAGACGCGGCGCAGGATGCGCTCGCGCACCGGCTGCGCGGGTATGACGCTGTGCACTGCGCCGCGGCGTTGGCGATCGCAGCGGCCGACGTGGTTGCGGTGTCAGGCGATCGGGCGCTCCTCGCGGCGTGGGCCGACCGAGGGCTGGCCACGGTCGATATCGGTCGAGTGTGA
- a CDS encoding carboxymuconolactone decarboxylase family protein, whose product MSDTTATTIDAEPFVTMRARMPHPAFLLEGGFDALSAMNKVAGSTELPAATLHLVSLRASQINGCSWCTVEHTRELREDDGASDARIAAVASWREAPYFTARERAALALTEAVTRVADRPDPVSDELWAEVTALFSKKEVSALLFAIGTINVWNRINAAIRQPAGAR is encoded by the coding sequence ATGTCCGACACCACCGCCACGACCATCGACGCCGAGCCGTTCGTCACGATGAGGGCACGGATGCCGCACCCCGCATTCCTGCTCGAGGGCGGTTTCGATGCGCTGTCCGCCATGAACAAGGTGGCGGGATCCACGGAACTTCCCGCCGCGACCCTGCACCTCGTCTCGCTGCGAGCCAGCCAGATCAACGGATGCTCGTGGTGCACCGTCGAGCACACACGCGAGCTGCGGGAGGATGACGGCGCGAGCGACGCGCGCATCGCTGCCGTGGCATCCTGGCGCGAAGCCCCCTACTTCACCGCTCGCGAGCGCGCGGCCCTTGCGCTCACCGAGGCCGTGACGCGCGTGGCCGACCGTCCCGACCCGGTCTCCGACGAGCTCTGGGCCGAGGTCACAGCCCTCTTCAGCAAGAAGGAGGTCTCCGCGCTGCTCTTCGCGATCGGCACCATCAACGTGTGGAACCGCATCAACGCCGCGATCCGCCAGCCCGCGGGCGCACGCTGA
- a CDS encoding sigma-70 family RNA polymerase sigma factor, with amino-acid sequence MTDQELLAAQFEEHRDRLHRLAYRLLGSGAEADDAVQETWLRLARTGDDEIDNLGGWLTTVTSRVSLNMLRSRATRGESEYDDALADPIVEPAGSVGDPEASAELTDAVETALLLVLNRLSPAERVAFVLHDTFDVPFEQIGELLDRAPEAARQLASRARRRVRAQSGTTDASDSSPEPGRRIVDAFFAAAREGDFDGLVSLLAPDVALRVDGGLSATAIVRGATTVASRALMFSNPGAVLKPVSIDGRPGALVLAGGVPVSLMAFEVEGDVVIGIDAYTGEERLAGIRLPA; translated from the coding sequence ATGACCGACCAAGAACTTCTCGCCGCGCAGTTCGAGGAGCACCGCGACCGGCTGCATCGCCTCGCGTACCGGCTGCTCGGCTCAGGCGCCGAAGCCGACGACGCCGTGCAGGAGACGTGGCTGCGCCTCGCCCGCACGGGCGACGACGAGATCGACAACCTCGGCGGCTGGCTCACGACTGTGACCTCGCGCGTGTCGCTGAACATGCTGCGCTCGCGCGCCACACGCGGCGAGAGCGAGTACGACGACGCGCTCGCCGACCCGATCGTGGAGCCGGCGGGCTCGGTCGGCGACCCTGAGGCGTCCGCGGAGCTCACCGACGCCGTCGAGACCGCGCTGCTGCTCGTGCTGAACCGGCTCAGCCCCGCCGAGCGGGTCGCGTTCGTGCTGCACGACACCTTCGATGTGCCGTTCGAGCAGATCGGCGAGCTGCTCGACCGAGCGCCCGAGGCCGCTCGTCAGCTGGCGAGTCGGGCGCGACGCCGGGTGCGAGCGCAGTCCGGAACGACGGATGCCTCCGACAGCAGCCCCGAGCCCGGTCGCCGCATCGTCGACGCGTTCTTCGCCGCGGCGCGAGAAGGTGACTTCGACGGCCTCGTCTCTCTGCTCGCCCCCGATGTCGCGTTGCGGGTCGACGGTGGGCTCTCCGCGACCGCGATCGTGCGCGGAGCGACGACCGTCGCCTCGCGCGCGCTGATGTTCTCCAACCCGGGTGCCGTGCTGAAGCCGGTCTCGATCGACGGGCGTCCCGGTGCGCTCGTGCTGGCCGGCGGCGTGCCTGTCTCGTTGATGGCGTTCGAGGTCGAGGGCGACGTCGTCATCGGGATTGACGCGTACACGGGGGAGGAGCGGTTGGCGGGCATCCGGTTGCCGGCGTGA
- a CDS encoding MarR family winged helix-turn-helix transcriptional regulator, whose protein sequence is MTSDESVRPRTIAELPSAWRPFRALQQRMDDGIADAYTALGIEGVPTRFSAALMFLEDGAMSIRDLAERCGVTHSAMSQSVAAMRKKGLVESEPGEDARSRIISLTARGREVAPQLWKEWYATEDAVHEAASEAGFSLDELVAAMNAALDREPFRDRFLRRMGEQRL, encoded by the coding sequence GTGACATCTGATGAGTCCGTCCGCCCACGCACCATCGCCGAGCTCCCGAGCGCCTGGCGGCCGTTCCGCGCACTGCAGCAGCGCATGGACGACGGCATCGCCGACGCCTACACCGCGCTCGGCATCGAGGGGGTGCCGACGCGGTTCAGCGCGGCGCTGATGTTTCTCGAAGACGGGGCCATGAGCATCCGCGATCTCGCCGAACGCTGCGGTGTCACGCACTCCGCCATGAGCCAGTCCGTCGCCGCCATGCGCAAGAAGGGCCTGGTCGAGTCCGAGCCCGGCGAGGATGCCCGCTCCCGCATCATCTCGCTCACCGCACGCGGCCGCGAGGTCGCCCCGCAACTGTGGAAGGAGTGGTACGCCACCGAGGATGCCGTGCACGAGGCGGCGTCGGAAGCGGGCTTCTCGCTCGACGAGCTGGTCGCCGCGATGAACGCCGCGCTCGACCGCGAGCCGTTCCGCGACCGCTTCCTGCGCCGCATGGGTGAGCAACGATTGTGA
- a CDS encoding MFS transporter: protein MSLRDHLVDIGPLREIPAFRAFWIGTTINGFGSQLSSFALLYYVWELSHSALIVGLSGVVRAVPIVLGGLLGGILADRMNRRTLLLATRLTQMLVSLALAVVVFAGWANVPIVFVFIAIGSGLGSIAFPAAQTFAPRLLDGEQLSGGLALMRLSSQVAALAGPFAAGLIVAQFGVAVCLAADAATFIAGLWGIGALPKDASLPEPATGDGAQGRGMLAPVKFLFRTPVLIGAFITDLNAMVLAMPMALFPVINAERFGGSPATLGLMLPAVGLGGILAGVFSGRITKQPRQGVVMVICCAIWGAGVAVFGLSAWLPLALVGLVIAGAADTGTVVSRGTMLQRSTPDALRGRMNSLDFLVGAGGPSLGDVRAGAVASVASGSVSAWLGGIACVIGAGIISVAIPSLRAWRADAPETDADAVAQAASSAPS from the coding sequence GTGAGCCTGCGCGATCACCTTGTCGACATCGGGCCGCTGCGCGAGATCCCGGCGTTCCGCGCGTTCTGGATCGGCACCACGATCAACGGGTTCGGTTCGCAGCTCAGCTCGTTCGCACTCCTCTATTACGTGTGGGAGCTGTCGCACTCCGCGCTCATCGTGGGACTGAGCGGTGTGGTGCGCGCGGTGCCGATCGTGCTCGGCGGGCTGCTCGGGGGCATCCTCGCCGACAGGATGAACCGGCGCACCCTGCTGCTGGCGACCCGCCTCACACAGATGCTCGTGTCACTCGCGCTCGCCGTGGTCGTCTTCGCGGGATGGGCCAACGTGCCGATCGTGTTCGTGTTCATCGCGATCGGGTCGGGTCTCGGGTCGATCGCCTTCCCGGCCGCGCAGACGTTCGCACCGCGCCTGCTCGACGGCGAGCAGCTCAGCGGCGGACTTGCCCTGATGCGCCTGTCGTCGCAGGTGGCGGCGCTTGCCGGACCGTTCGCCGCCGGCCTCATCGTGGCGCAGTTCGGGGTGGCGGTGTGCCTGGCCGCCGACGCGGCGACCTTCATCGCGGGGCTCTGGGGAATCGGCGCGCTGCCGAAGGATGCCTCCCTGCCCGAACCGGCGACCGGTGACGGCGCGCAGGGCCGTGGCATGCTCGCGCCCGTGAAGTTCCTGTTCCGCACGCCCGTGTTGATAGGCGCGTTCATCACCGACCTCAACGCCATGGTGCTGGCGATGCCGATGGCGCTGTTCCCCGTGATCAACGCCGAGCGGTTCGGCGGATCGCCGGCCACGCTGGGATTGATGCTGCCTGCGGTGGGGCTGGGCGGCATCCTCGCCGGCGTGTTCTCCGGGCGCATCACGAAGCAGCCGCGCCAGGGCGTGGTCATGGTGATCTGCTGCGCGATCTGGGGCGCTGGCGTCGCGGTGTTCGGGCTGAGCGCATGGCTGCCGCTCGCGCTGGTCGGCCTCGTGATCGCGGGCGCTGCCGACACCGGAACCGTCGTGAGCCGCGGCACCATGCTGCAGCGCTCGACACCGGATGCCCTGCGCGGCCGCATGAACTCCCTCGACTTCCTGGTGGGTGCCGGAGGCCCGAGCCTGGGCGACGTGCGCGCAGGCGCCGTGGCGTCGGTCGCCTCCGGCTCCGTGAGCGCGTGGCTCGGCGGCATCGCGTGCGTCATCGGGGCCGGCATCATCAGTGTCGCCATCCCGAGCCTGCGGGCATGGCGGGCGGATGCCCCGGAGACCGATGCGGATGCCGTCGCGCAGGCGGCCTCGTCGGCACCGTCGTAG
- a CDS encoding aspartate kinase yields MALIVQKYGGSSVADPESIKRVAKRIVETRKAGNEVVVAVSAMGDTTDELIDLAHQVTPIPEPRELDMLLTAGERISMALLAMAIKSMGYDARSFTGSQAGMITDARHGAARIVDVTPGRIREAVDEGAIVIVAGFQGFSRESRDITTLGRGGSDTTAVALAAALEASVCEIYTDVDGVFTSDPRVVPMAKKIDYITSEEMLELAASGAKVLHIRAVEYARRHGVTLHVRSSFNNGEGTYVLNETTDDYAEKLAALQGRLQERGKTVEEPIIAGVATDLSEAKITVVGVPDVPGKAAQIFKIVAKTNANIDMIVQNVSAAATSLTDISFTLPKGDGQRVLQALRAEQSDVGFQSLQYDDQIGKLALVGAGMRSNAGVSAALFDALFTAGINIEMISTSEIRISVVTRADTVAEAARVVHKAFGLDAETQAVVYAGTGR; encoded by the coding sequence GTGGCATTGATCGTGCAGAAGTACGGCGGTTCATCCGTCGCCGACCCCGAGAGCATCAAGCGCGTGGCGAAGCGCATCGTCGAGACGCGCAAGGCCGGCAACGAGGTGGTCGTGGCCGTCAGCGCGATGGGCGACACCACCGACGAGCTCATCGACCTCGCCCATCAGGTCACACCGATTCCGGAGCCGCGGGAGCTGGACATGCTGCTCACCGCGGGCGAGCGCATCTCGATGGCGCTGCTCGCCATGGCGATCAAGTCGATGGGCTACGACGCGCGCTCGTTCACCGGCAGCCAGGCCGGCATGATCACGGATGCCCGCCACGGCGCCGCGCGCATCGTCGACGTCACTCCCGGCCGCATCCGCGAGGCCGTCGACGAGGGTGCGATCGTGATCGTGGCCGGCTTCCAGGGGTTCAGCCGCGAGTCGCGCGACATCACCACGCTGGGTCGAGGAGGGTCCGACACGACGGCGGTCGCGCTGGCGGCCGCGCTCGAGGCATCCGTCTGCGAGATCTACACGGATGTCGACGGCGTGTTCACCTCCGACCCTCGCGTCGTGCCGATGGCCAAGAAGATCGACTACATCACGAGCGAAGAGATGCTCGAGCTGGCGGCCTCGGGTGCCAAGGTGCTGCACATCCGCGCGGTCGAGTATGCGCGCCGGCACGGCGTGACGCTGCACGTTCGGTCGTCGTTCAACAACGGCGAGGGCACCTACGTGCTCAACGAGACCACGGATGATTACGCCGAGAAGCTCGCGGCGCTGCAGGGAAGACTTCAAGAAAGAGGCAAGACAGTGGAAGAGCCGATCATCGCCGGTGTGGCCACCGACTTGAGCGAGGCCAAGATCACGGTCGTCGGAGTTCCGGATGTTCCGGGCAAGGCCGCGCAGATCTTCAAGATCGTGGCGAAGACCAACGCCAACATCGACATGATCGTGCAGAACGTGTCGGCCGCGGCCACCAGCCTCACCGACATCTCGTTCACGCTGCCCAAGGGTGACGGGCAGCGCGTGCTGCAGGCGCTGCGCGCCGAGCAGTCCGACGTGGGATTCCAGTCGCTGCAGTACGACGACCAGATCGGCAAGCTCGCGCTCGTCGGTGCGGGCATGCGGTCGAACGCCGGCGTCTCCGCCGCGCTGTTCGACGCGCTGTTCACCGCGGGCATCAACATCGAGATGATCTCCACGAGCGAGATCCGCATCTCGGTCGTCACGCGGGCCGATACCGTCGCCGAGGCGGCGCGGGTCGTGCACAAGGCGTTCGGACTCGACGCCGAGACGCAGGCCGTGGTCTACGCCGGCACCGGCCGGTAA
- a CDS encoding SDR family NAD(P)-dependent oxidoreductase, translating into MAAGPAATETELIACARTRYEGRTVLITGASDGIGVQIARLVASAGGQVVMPVRNREKGERVRAGILEEIPDARITLRDLDLASLTSTHALAEALVADGAPIHGLVLNAGVVLFGDRTRHVTGDGFEMHLQTNFLGHFALVADLLPLLIASGTRIVAQVSLAAVQGRIRFDDLQSERRYSALRAYRTSKIALGLFGVELQRRGARDAHDGRGVTVNLCHPGIAPATAIAPPIRAMLPRGVVDAATRHLGNPPEQAALTAVAALTAERPVAAAPSGETTAAEAGVVSADGATADGAPADRASPVAAMPDLYAPSRWFGAAGPPRRRAPFRTMTDPDAAAQLWNAAAALIAPR; encoded by the coding sequence GTGGCTGCCGGTCCGGCCGCGACGGAGACCGAGCTGATCGCGTGCGCCCGTACACGATACGAGGGCCGCACCGTGCTCATCACGGGCGCGAGCGACGGCATCGGGGTGCAGATCGCCCGGCTCGTCGCGAGTGCCGGCGGGCAGGTCGTGATGCCAGTGCGGAATCGTGAGAAGGGCGAGCGGGTGCGGGCGGGCATCCTCGAGGAGATTCCGGATGCCCGCATCACCCTTCGCGACCTCGACCTCGCGAGCCTGACCTCGACGCACGCACTTGCCGAGGCGCTCGTCGCCGACGGCGCCCCGATCCACGGCCTCGTGCTCAATGCCGGGGTCGTGCTGTTCGGAGATCGCACACGCCATGTCACCGGGGACGGTTTCGAAATGCACCTGCAGACGAACTTCCTGGGGCACTTCGCACTGGTCGCGGACCTGCTTCCGCTGTTGATCGCCAGCGGCACGCGGATCGTCGCGCAGGTCAGCCTCGCCGCCGTGCAAGGCCGGATTCGCTTCGACGACCTGCAGAGCGAGCGCAGATACAGCGCGTTGCGGGCGTACCGCACCTCGAAGATCGCCCTCGGATTGTTCGGCGTGGAGCTGCAGCGCCGCGGCGCGAGGGACGCCCACGACGGCCGGGGCGTCACGGTGAACCTCTGCCATCCGGGAATCGCGCCGGCGACCGCGATCGCACCGCCGATCCGTGCGATGCTGCCCCGCGGTGTTGTCGATGCGGCGACGCGGCACCTCGGCAACCCGCCCGAGCAGGCTGCGCTGACCGCTGTCGCTGCGCTGACCGCCGAGAGACCCGTCGCCGCGGCGCCCTCTGGAGAGACGACGGCCGCGGAGGCGGGCGTGGTGTCGGCGGACGGGGCCACGGCGGACGGAGCGCCGGCAGACAGGGCGTCACCGGTCGCGGCGATGCCGGACCTGTATGCGCCGTCGCGTTGGTTCGGTGCGGCGGGACCGCCACGTCGACGCGCGCCGTTCCGCACCATGACCGACCCCGACGCGGCCGCGCAACTCTGGAACGCAGCGGCAGCCCTCATCGCTCCTCGCTGA
- a CDS encoding SDR family NAD(P)-dependent oxidoreductase, whose translation MAHEFDGKVALVTGGASGIGKAVALQLAAQGAAVGVADLREDAAQQVVDEITSAGGRAIAIGADVGDPDQVKAAVDATVQAFGSLTHALNNAGIGGPSGPIQDVDIDGYLKLIDVNLHSVFYGMKYEIPELLKAGGGAIVNTSSILGLVGTPLAVPYVTAKHGVAGMTKATALQVASQGIRINSVHPGYIDTPLLQGMPQEAYDALVGLHPIGRLGTADEVAELVVFLLSDRASFITGSQHVVDGAYTAQ comes from the coding sequence ATGGCACACGAATTCGACGGCAAGGTCGCGCTCGTCACGGGCGGGGCATCCGGAATCGGCAAGGCGGTCGCGCTGCAGCTCGCGGCACAGGGTGCGGCGGTCGGCGTCGCCGACCTGCGCGAGGATGCCGCCCAGCAGGTGGTCGACGAGATCACGTCGGCGGGCGGTCGTGCGATCGCGATCGGCGCAGACGTCGGCGACCCCGACCAGGTGAAGGCCGCGGTGGATGCCACGGTGCAGGCCTTCGGATCGCTCACCCACGCGCTCAACAACGCCGGCATCGGCGGACCGTCGGGCCCCATTCAAGACGTCGACATCGACGGCTACCTCAAGCTCATCGACGTGAACCTGCACTCGGTGTTCTACGGCATGAAGTACGAGATCCCGGAACTCCTGAAGGCCGGCGGCGGCGCGATCGTCAACACCTCGAGCATCCTCGGTCTGGTCGGAACACCGCTCGCCGTGCCGTACGTCACTGCGAAGCACGGAGTGGCGGGCATGACCAAGGCGACGGCACTGCAGGTGGCGAGCCAGGGCATCCGCATCAACTCGGTGCACCCGGGCTACATCGACACCCCGCTCCTGCAGGGCATGCCGCAGGAGGCATACGACGCCCTCGTCGGCCTGCACCCGATCGGACGACTCGGCACCGCGGACGAGGTGGCGGAGCTTGTCGTGTTCCTGCTGAGCGACCGCGCGTCGTTCATCACCGGCTCGCAGCACGTGGTCGACGGCGCGTACACCGCGCAATAG
- a CDS encoding glucose 1-dehydrogenase, with protein sequence MTEQNGRVAGKVAIVSGGSRGMGASHVRTLVAEGAKAVIADVLDDNGKALAAELGENAIFVHLDVTDPEQWTAAVQAAVEAFGTVDILVNNAGIANGAPLESFPTDAWQKILDINLSGVFYGMRAVVPVMKQHSSGSIVNVSSVEGLRGSVGLHGYVASKFGVRGITKSAALELGPAGIRVNSIHPGLIETPMTTNISAESLQIALGRAAQPAEVSKLVLFLASDESSYSTGAEFVIDGGLVAGVPHN encoded by the coding sequence ATGACTGAGCAGAACGGCCGGGTCGCCGGCAAGGTTGCGATCGTTTCCGGCGGATCCCGCGGGATGGGCGCGAGCCACGTGCGCACTCTCGTCGCCGAGGGCGCGAAGGCGGTCATCGCCGACGTGCTCGACGACAACGGCAAGGCGCTGGCCGCCGAACTGGGCGAGAACGCGATCTTCGTGCACCTCGACGTGACCGACCCCGAACAGTGGACGGCCGCCGTGCAGGCAGCGGTCGAGGCGTTCGGCACCGTGGACATCCTGGTCAACAACGCCGGCATCGCCAACGGCGCTCCGCTCGAGTCGTTCCCGACGGATGCCTGGCAGAAGATCCTCGACATCAACCTCTCCGGCGTGTTCTACGGCATGCGAGCCGTCGTCCCCGTGATGAAGCAGCACTCCAGCGGCTCGATCGTCAACGTGTCGTCGGTCGAGGGCCTGCGCGGGTCGGTCGGCCTGCACGGCTACGTCGCGTCGAAGTTCGGCGTACGTGGCATCACGAAGTCGGCGGCGCTCGAGCTGGGGCCAGCAGGCATCCGGGTCAACTCGATCCACCCCGGTCTCATCGAGACGCCGATGACCACCAACATCTCCGCGGAGAGCCTGCAGATCGCCCTCGGCCGCGCCGCGCAGCCCGCCGAGGTGTCGAAGCTCGTGCTGTTCCTGGCCTCCGACGAGTCCAGCTACTCCACCGGCGCCGAGTTCGTGATCGACGGCGGCCTGGTCGCCGGCGTCCCCCACAACTAG